The DNA segment CTATTTTGAGGTGCATAAAAACCTGGATTAGTCATAGTAATTCCTGCATGGCAACTTGTATGCTGCAAAATGTAAGTGGCAAAGTCGGAATCTGCTTGTACGAAGTAAGGTACAAAAGGAGTATTTAGAGTTTGCTGTTTGAGTATATGTTCAAACTCTTTTTGTAAGTCTTCATCAGGGCGAGGGTAGTAATGTCCAAGATTATCCATACCTATGGCGTAATGAGAAAGTACTACGTCGCCTATTTCTATATTTTCATTCACTCCCCCCGCAGTGCCTAAGCGCAGTATTATTTTACGTTCAAGCGAATTTTTACGCTCACGTTTGTGCCAATCTACATTCCATAAAATATCTAACTCATTGAGCACAATGTCAATATTATCTGTTCCCATGCCCGTAGAAAGCACTGAAAGACGTTCTTTGCCTATATATCCTGTGTGCGTAATAAACTCTCTGCGCTGGGTAATATATTCTATTCGGTCAAAATGTTGAGATACTTTGGCTACTCTTTGAGGGTCGCCAACTAAAATTACTTTATTGGCTATTTGTTCAGGTTTAAGTCCTAAATGATAGACTGTACCATCATCAAGAAGGATAAGGCTGTCAGGTGTCAAGTAGTTCATAACTTTGTGAGGTTAAAACTATAAATTTCTTGCTTGTTTATTGAGCAAACCTACTGCAAAAAGAACTAATATTGCAGTATGAAGTTTATTGCACAAATTAAAGTAATGCCGCTGAAAAATATATTAGATCCGCAAGGTAAAGCTGTGCAGGCAGGTTTGAAGAATATAGGGC comes from the Bacteroidia bacterium genome and includes:
- a CDS encoding nucleoside phosphorylase, with the protein product MNYLTPDSLILLDDGTVYHLGLKPEQIANKVILVGDPQRVAKVSQHFDRIEYITQRREFITHTGYIGKERLSVLSTGMGTDNIDIVLNELDILWNVDWHKRERKNSLERKIILRLGTAGGVNENIEIGDVVLSHYAIGMDNLGHYYPRPDEDLQKEFEHILKQQTLNTPFVPYFVQADSDFATYILQHTSCHAGITMTNPGFYAPQNRFLRQVRYPLQSFVEMMTNFSYRGNKVLNWEMETAGILALSNHLGFTAASLSVILAHRKKKVFAKNFEVFVQQLIEAGLSIITTYY